GGGAGCATCGGGAAGAGAATCATATACGACTTACCCGAGACGGACAGGGCGTTGTTGACGTTGTACGCCCAGTCGAGCATCACGCCCCAGTTCTCGGCCGTACTGCCGCCGAGTAGCCCCAGATAGTACAGCGCGATGCTGTCGTAGACGACCCGGCGAGCCGCGTAGACGAAGTTGACCGTCACGTACGGCATCAGGTTCGGTAGGATGTCCTTCCGGATGATCTGTGGGGACGAGATCCCCATTGTGCGCGACGCCTCGACGTAGGACTTCTCGCGCAGGGACAGCACCTGCGAGTGGATCGTCCGCGCGAGCCCCGCCCAGACGTTGACCGTGATGAGGATCCCGATCACGTACGGCGAAGAGGGCTGAATGATCGCCACGAGCACGACGACCAGCGGCAGGCCGGGGATCGACATCGCGACGTCGACGATCGTGTTCAGCACCGACTCGACGGTACCGCCCTTGTATCCCGAAACCGTCCCGACAACAGTCGCCATGGCCGTCGAGAAGACCCCGCCGGCGAGGATCATCTGGAGCATTCCGGGTGTCGCCCAGAGCAGCCCCGAGAGGATCCCGACGCCGTTGTCGAAGGTCCCCAGCGGGTAGCGCCAGTCCTGAAACGGTCTGACCCCCACCTGATCTTGCTCCAATGAGACCGGGCTCTGCGGTGCCTCGAGTTGCCAGGGCGAGCCGAGGAGTCGGAGCACGTCGTTCAACACGGTGTACCTCAGCTGGTGGAGCCAGACGAGGATTGCCGTCGCGACGAAGGTCGTGAGGAGGATCAACGCGACCTTCGTTCGCCAATCGGACCACGCCACTTTGAACGGGGCGACGACCGACTCCTCGAGTAGCTCGCGTGCCTGCTGACGGCGGGTAATCTCCGTGAATTCCGACTCGCCGAACATTCCGGTGGTCCCGCCGTCAGTACGCGGGCCATCGTCTGTGTGAGAGTCGCCGTGGCTCCCATCACTTCGGGGGCCGTCGTCCGTCCGGCAATCGTCGTCGGTGTGGGTATCGTCCTCAGTACGCTTCACCGTCATCACCCGATTTGATCCGTGGATCTAGCATGCTGTACGTGATATCAGCGACGAACGTCGCGATCACGACGCAGATCGTGATCACGATGAACGTCCCCATCATCAGCGGGACGTCGTTGTCGTTGATCGCCTCGAACATCCAGTAGCCGACGCCGTGGTACTGGAAGATCTGTTCCAGCACGACCGACGACCCCAGCATGAACCCGATCGAGAGGAGCAGGCTGGTGTAGAGCGGCAACACGGCGTTACGTCCGACATAGCGAAGCGCGATCCGCCGCGAGGGCAGGCCGCGGAGTTCGGCGACCCGGACGTAGTCCTCGCCGAGCGTCTGGATGCTGTTGCCCCGCATCGAGAGGGCGAGCAGTCCGTAGCCGGTGATAATATACGACAGGGCCGGTAGCGTCGCGTGTCTGAGCGCACCCGTGACGAACTCGAGGGTGAGGCCGGGGTCGACCCGTGGTGGCTGCCGCCCGCGCGGCGGGAACAGGTCGAGGATCGGTGCGTCGCTGTGGCCGACCCAGAGGATCAACAGAAACGCAGCGACGAAGTAGGGAATCGAGGTCGTGATGATGCCGACGATCGTGTTCGCCAGATCGAACGTCGATCCCTCCCGGTAGGCCATGATCGCGCCGAGAGCCAGGGAGATCGAGAACATGCCCAGCGTCGCGAGCGACATCACGAGCAGCGTCCACGGGACGGCCTCGGCGAGCGTCGTACTGACGTCTTGGCCGGCCACGAACGAGTAGCCCAGATTTCCGTCGAGCAGTTCCGACATGTACGTCACGTACGCCTCGGTCACCGACGCGTCCGGGTCGAACATGAGGCGGCTCTCGATCGATTGACGCACGACTTCCGGGTCGATGTTGCTGTTCTGGACGATCCGATCAACCATGTGATCGACGAGCGATCCTGGAACGCTCCAGGCCAGCCCGAACGCGATCGTGACGACCGCCCAGAGCGTGAACAGTGCTTGTCCGGTCCGCTTGATGTACCAGTTCATAGCAAAAACAATGTGCGATCCGGTCAGTCGTCGAACTTCAACAGCCCGGGCGAATCGTATCCCTCGAGGCTCTCGTCGATCTTGGGGAGCCACCACATCGGCCAGTAGGAGTAGAAGTGGGAAATGTCGTCATCGGGAATCTCGAATCGGGCACCGTTGACGAACGACTGCTCGTACTTCTCCATGATGTAGACGCAGGGAACGTCCTCGTTGACGACTCGGGCCAGCCGCTCGACGATTGCCTCTTGTTCGGCCTCGTCGGTGGTCGTCGCGAGTGCCTGCAGGTCCGACTCGACGTCGATCGTCTCCCCGTCGATCTCGACCTCGGTCGGGTAGTTGGCGAAGTGGCTCTCGGTGTCGCGCAGCCGATTCCGGAGGATGTAGTCGAGCGAGAAGTACGGATGGTTCATGCGGGGTGCGCCGCCCTCCGTGTGCTGGTCGATGAAGACCTCGGGGCCGGAGCCCACGTAGCTCCCGGGACCCTCGGACCGGGGATCACCGGACGCGTCCCAGCCGGTCTGGTTGAGATGGTCAACGACGGTCTGGGCGGCGTTCGCCCAGTCGGACCAGGTCTGTGGATAGGTCAGTTCGACACTGATCTCACCCATCTCGTAGCCGGCCTCGTTGAGCAGTTCTTCGGCCCGCTCCGGGTCGTGGTCGTAGACGGTGAAGCCCTCGGGTTCGGTGGATCCAAGCCAGTTCTCGACGCTCGCCCACGTGAGCCCGGTCGGCGCGGGATGGTGGCTGATCTTCGTGCTCTCGCCGACGCTCCTAATGACCGACTCGCGGTCGATCGAGTGGTAAAACGCCTGTCTGACCGCCCGCTGGTCCCAGGGTTCGACGTCGTGATCGAACCAGATTGCCATGCCGAAACCGCCCGGAACTTGGAACTCGTGGACGTCGTCGGGGAACTCCTCGAGGACGTCCGGCGGGGTAAACAGGCTGTGTTGCCCGTCGGTCTCGTTGTTGATCAGCGACTCGTGGGCAGCGTTGTTGCCGTCTCGGAACTCGACCCGGTAGCCGTCCCAGTTGTAGCGATCCGCTAGATGGTGATCGGCGTAGTCCTCGAGGCCGTCTCGAGGTTCGGTCTGGGAGTAGGTGTCGTTGTGTTCCGTCAACGCGAGCGGCCCCGACGGATCGGGGGTTTCGATATCGACGCCTGCGGGGTCGTCCTCCCAGTTCTCATCCTCGAAGTCGTCCGGCGAGTAGGCGGCTAATTCGCCCAGCAGCGCGTAATCGACGAGATCCGTGTTCGTTCCCTCGGGATAGGAGACCGTCAACTCGTAGTCGCCGGTCGCCTCGGCGTCGTCGATGAACTGCCAGATCGGCTGGTCCGCCGCCTCGAAGACCTCGAGTTGGAAGACGAGGTCGTCTGCGGTAACGTCGTCACCGTTGCCCCAGGTGAACTCCTCGGAGAGGGACAGCGCCATCTCCCCGTTGTCGTGATTCCACTCCTGAATGAGATGCGGGTGAAACTCGTCGTCCTCGATCAGGTACTGGGTCCACTGGGCGTACAGACCGAACTGGTCGTGTGGGATCTCCCAGCCGACGAGGAGGTTCCAGTGGTAGTTGCTGGCGGGAAAATCAGTCTGAGTGGCGAGGAACCAGTTGCCGTCGTCGGTGCCGCCACCGAGACAGCCGGCGACCGCGGCAACCCCCGTCACACCAGCGAACGATACGAATTCGCGGCGGGATACTATATCGCTATAGCCCCCACTTGTTGGACTGGCGACCATACATCCCTAGTCAATGACGCACATACATAAGTGTAGGGATGTATTTAATGTGAACTAGCAACCGGAGTAAATATACGTTCTGGGAGGGAAAATACATCCCGGAGTGATTATGCTGGGAATCCGCGATCCGAACGACGAGAGCACCGAACGACAGAAGATGCGATTTCAATCGGCCGACCAGTCGGTCCGCTCGGCGAGCCAGTCGGCTGTTTCCTCGGCAAGGTCGTGGAACTCATCGTCGCCCTCGTCGGCTAGTTCTCGGAGTGGTCGAATCGCGTCGGTCGCCTCGGCGAACCCCAGCGCGCGGACCGCGTGTGCGCGAACGAACTCGGCGTCGTCCGCGAGTCGGTCGATCAATGCGTTGACTGTCGGCGTCGCAGCCGTGGGATTATCCGCGGCGACGTTCGCGATGGCGTCGATGGTCGCCGCGCGAGCGAGCGGCGGGTCATTCGAGAGGGCGGGCGAAAGCTCGTCGAGACGGTCGGCGATAGCATCGGGTGCAGTCGCCGTGACCTCGACGAGTGCGTGTGCCGCGAACTCCCGTATCCCGTTTACGCGCGCTCTGTCTTTCGCGATCTCGTCTCGCCGGGACGCCAAGAGGTCCGTAATTGCGTCTCGCTGTTCACTGGGTCGCTCGCGCAGTTCCGCTGACTCTGGTGCCCAGACCGCCGGCGGATCGGCTACCACGTCGAGCAGGGCGTCCGCCGCTGGGACGAGCTCGGTCGGATCGGCCTCGAGCAACGGCGTCAACGCTCGCACCGCT
This genomic stretch from Natrinema sp. SYSU A 869 harbors:
- a CDS encoding ABC transporter permease, producing the protein MTVKRTEDDTHTDDDCRTDDGPRSDGSHGDSHTDDGPRTDGGTTGMFGESEFTEITRRQQARELLEESVVAPFKVAWSDWRTKVALILLTTFVATAILVWLHQLRYTVLNDVLRLLGSPWQLEAPQSPVSLEQDQVGVRPFQDWRYPLGTFDNGVGILSGLLWATPGMLQMILAGGVFSTAMATVVGTVSGYKGGTVESVLNTIVDVAMSIPGLPLVVVLVAIIQPSSPYVIGILITVNVWAGLARTIHSQVLSLREKSYVEASRTMGISSPQIIRKDILPNLMPYVTVNFVYAARRVVYDSIALYYLGLLGGSTAENWGVMLDWAYNVNNALSVSGKSYMILFPMLPIIVLSMALILLSQGPTACSTRGSVPATRARRSRKTIPTTRSTHRYKQ
- a CDS encoding ABC transporter permease, with protein sequence MNWYIKRTGQALFTLWAVVTIAFGLAWSVPGSLVDHMVDRIVQNSNIDPEVVRQSIESRLMFDPDASVTEAYVTYMSELLDGNLGYSFVAGQDVSTTLAEAVPWTLLVMSLATLGMFSISLALGAIMAYREGSTFDLANTIVGIITTSIPYFVAAFLLILWVGHSDAPILDLFPPRGRQPPRVDPGLTLEFVTGALRHATLPALSYIITGYGLLALSMRGNSIQTLGEDYVRVAELRGLPSRRIALRYVGRNAVLPLYTSLLLSIGFMLGSSVVLEQIFQYHGVGYWMFEAINDNDVPLMMGTFIVITICVVIATFVADITYSMLDPRIKSGDDGEAY
- a CDS encoding ABC transporter substrate-binding protein translates to MTGVAAVAGCLGGGTDDGNWFLATQTDFPASNYHWNLLVGWEIPHDQFGLYAQWTQYLIEDDEFHPHLIQEWNHDNGEMALSLSEEFTWGNGDDVTADDLVFQLEVFEAADQPIWQFIDDAEATGDYELTVSYPEGTNTDLVDYALLGELAAYSPDDFEDENWEDDPAGVDIETPDPSGPLALTEHNDTYSQTEPRDGLEDYADHHLADRYNWDGYRVEFRDGNNAAHESLINNETDGQHSLFTPPDVLEEFPDDVHEFQVPGGFGMAIWFDHDVEPWDQRAVRQAFYHSIDRESVIRSVGESTKISHHPAPTGLTWASVENWLGSTEPEGFTVYDHDPERAEELLNEAGYEMGEISVELTYPQTWSDWANAAQTVVDHLNQTGWDASGDPRSEGPGSYVGSGPEVFIDQHTEGGAPRMNHPYFSLDYILRNRLRDTESHFANYPTEVEIDGETIDVESDLQALATTTDEAEQEAIVERLARVVNEDVPCVYIMEKYEQSFVNGARFEIPDDDISHFYSYWPMWWLPKIDESLEGYDSPGLLKFDD
- a CDS encoding HEAT repeat domain-containing protein: MSMQAPDDQVLLETAQNDPENVDIDAVVALLDAEQGQVRTTALQCLRVVAADDPGRVAAVSDSVIERLDDEFPVVGSIATAVLAPVADEHPDAVRPALPLLVDKLDEHPPQTGHRAVRALTPLLEADPTELVPAADALLDVVADPPAVWAPESAELRERPSEQRDAITDLLASRRDEIAKDRARVNGIREFAAHALVEVTATAPDAIADRLDELSPALSNDPPLARAATIDAIANVAADNPTAATPTVNALIDRLADDAEFVRAHAVRALGFAEATDAIRPLRELADEGDDEFHDLAEETADWLAERTDWSAD